From the genome of Longispora fulva:
TGTAGCTGTCGCAGGTGTAAACCCGCCCGGGTCGGCCGGTGGCGATCACGACCTCAGGCAGCGCGCCGAGGACGACGCCTGAGGCGTGGCGGTGGTCGGGGTGCACGTCGTCTGCGGGGTGGGTGATCACCACGTCGGGGCGCAGCTCGGCCAGCAGCGCGGCGACGGTGGCGATGGTCATGTCGGGCAGCAGGTGCAGCCGGGCTCCGAGGACGTCGGCCCCGGCGGCGGCTTCGCCGTCGCGGACCGGGTCGCTGGCCGGCACGGCGATGCTGGTTCGCCAGCCGAGGTGTGCGTGCCGGCACAGGGTGCCGCCGGCCCAGAGTTCGGCGTCGTCGGCGTGGGCCATCACCGTCAGCAGGTGCCCGTGCCGGGTCACCACAGCTCCAGCCTCTCCAGGACCTCCCGGGGGGTGGGCAGCGGATCGCTGGCCATCCCGGTCGGGGCGATCGGCAGGTCCATGTCGACGGTCAGGCGGATCATGTCGCGCCACTTGAGCGCCGTCTCGAACTGCTCGGCCACCCTGCGGGCGCGTCCCGATTCCAGCCGTCCGGAGTCGCGGAGGTCTTCGAGGGTCAGGCCGCCGGCCAGGAGGGTCGCGGCGGTTTTGGCCCCGATGCCGTGCACCCCGGGAATCTCGTCGGCCGGGTCGCCCATCAGCGCGCGGAAGTCCGCCCACTGCGCGGGCGTGACGCCGTGGCGTTCGAGGACGGCGGCCTCATCGACCAGGCGTTGCCCGTCCCGGAACCGGGGGTTGAGGACCCGGACCCGGCCATCGGTGGTGATGAGCTGGTAGTAGTCACGGTCCCCGGACATGATGATCACCTGCCGGGGGGCGGGGGTCGCGTGCACGAGCGTGGCGATCACGTCGTCGGCCTCTGCGTGATCGAGTTCGACGCGGGCGATGCCGTGGGCGTCCAGGCCCCGGTACACGTCCGGCAGGAACGTCAACGGCAGCAGGGACGCCTCATCGGTGGGTCGGCTGGCCTTGTACCCGGGGTGTTCCTCCTTGCGGGAGGCTCCGCCGTTCTCGCCGTCGAAGGCGACGATCACTTCCGGGCTCCCGCCCGGCACCTCCTTGTTGATCGCCACGCGCAGCAGGGCGAAGAACGCGAACGTTCCGGTCAGCAGCCGGGTCCTGTCGGCGGAGTACACCGCAGCCGGGAAGCCGAACGTCCCGCCGTAAAGCAGGTGGTGGCCGTCGACGAGCAGCAGCGGCGGACCGCCGGGCATATTGGTCGCGGGCATGGGGATGGGCAGCGCGGGCTGGAGCGACACCGGGACGGCGCTCATCAGCTCACCTCACCTTCGACAGGAGTTGGTCAGCGATATGCGCAGGCCGATAGTCCCGAGAGCGGTAGTAGCCAGCCTGTGATGCAGCCCCATACGCTACCGGATCGCTCAACAGCGCCCCGGCGGCGCGCCACAGCCCTTCGGGCCCGTCGGCCGGGTCCACCAGCACCCCGCCGTCGCCCACCAGCGCGGGCAGGTTGCCGATCGCGTAGGCCACGACCGGTGTTCCGCCGGCCATCGCCTCCAGGGCCACCAGCCCGAACGTCTCGGCGAGCGACGGCACGATGACAACCGCGGCCTGCGCCAGCCAGCCGGGCACGATCTTCCACGGCAGGGCGGAGAGCACCGCGACGCCCGGGGACTGGCGGGCCAGGTCCATGCACAGCTCGCGGACGCGGTCCTGACTACCGGGTTGCAACTCGAACGCCGCGTCGGCCAGGGCAACCTCCACGCAGCCGGCGAACTCCGCCGGCATCGCGGCGAGCAGGTCCGTGACACCCTTCTCCGGCCCCAGGCGGGCCATGATCCGGGTCGGTGCGGCGACCCGACGGGCGTCGCGAACGCCCGGGGCCGCCGGGTCCGGCTCGTACAGCAGCGCGTTGGGCAGCACCTGCCAGCCGCAAACGTCGTGCCCGGCAAGTACGGCTTGGTCGATGACGACCGGCGACGGTGCCAGGACCGTGTGCGGGGCCCGGTCGAGGGCGGCGCGCACGTCGGCGCCGTGTCCGAGGACGTGCGCGGCCAGAACCCGCCGGTCGGGTGCCTCCTGCGGCATGATCATGCCGAGGCCCCACAGGGCGTCGACGTACACGGCGACGTCGACCTGCCAGTCCCGCATGATCTCGACCAGCTCGGCCTGGATCGCGGCCGTGTTCGCGGTGATCGCGTCCCGCAGGTGCTCGTCGTCGCACGGGAAGGCGACCGGCAAAGACCACAACCGCAGCAAGTACGCGCCCGCGAACATCGACGTGGACACCGGCGCCGCGGTGAGGATCAGGGCGCGGTGCCCGAGTTCGACCAGGCCGGCGCAGGACGCGGCGACGGCGCGTTCCATGCCGGCGGGGGCGTCGGGGTGCCAGGAGACGAGGACGAACGCGACGGTGGTCATGAGCGGGCCACCGAGGGGACGACGAGGGTTTCGGTGACGGTGCCGGCGGGCAGGCTGTCCTCCCAGGGGAAGTGTGTCCAGTCGTCGGTGTCCCACAGCCACAGGTCCGGCCCGCCGGGCTGGTCGCGGTTGGCGACGTTGCGGCACAGCACGGCCGTGTGCAGGGTCGCGCCGGGTGCGAGGTGGCGGCCGATCTGCGGGATGAGGGTGCCCATGGTGGCCCCGGAGCCGTAGATGTCGTCCACCAGCAGCACCGCTCCGCCGAGGAGGTCGCCCTGGAGTTGGGCGATCAGCGGGCCGAGGTCGCAGGTGACGTCTCCGGTGGCCTGCTCGTACAGGCCGTTGGTCGCGTTGTGCTTCGCGCCGACGGTGTAGGCGCGGGCGCCCAGGGTGTGGGCGATGTGGGAGGCGGGTGCCAGGCCGCCGTTGCTGATCCCGATCACCGCGCTGATGGTCCCGAGGCGGGCGGCGGCAGCCGCCAGGCGCTGGCAGCCGTCGGCGAACGCCTCGGAGGTGACGACCAGGACGCGGTCCCCGCGAAACACCCGCTCGACCGTGGCGGGCTCGGCGGCGTGTCGGCCGGTCATGCCGCACCGTCCCTTCCTGCGAGCATCAGGTCCCCGGGCACCGTCAGCTGCTTCAACGACCCGATGGACAGGGCGCCGCGCCCGTTGCGCCAGACCTGTCCGTCGGCGCGAACGACGCTGAACCCGGCCGCGTTGCGCCGGGTGCGCAGCCGGACCGACAGCCCGTCTGGCAGGGCCAGGCCGTTGAGGAGGGCTTGGGCTCCGTGGTCGGAGACCATCTCCTGCTCGGCGAGGTCGACCGCGGAGCCGATCGGCAGGAGCTGGAGGAACGTCAGCCCGCCCGCCCCCAGCTCGTGCGCGAGGTCGATCATGGCTTGGGCGTGCCGACCGGTGGTGTTCATCAGCACCATCTGCATCTGCACCCGCAGCCCTGCGTCGACGGCCGCCCGCACCCCCGAGCACGCGCGGGCGAACGAACCGGCACCCCGGAGTCGGTCGTGATGTTCGGACGTGGGCCCGTCGAAGGACACCCGGACCGCGTCGACGGTCTCGGCGAGGCGGTTGACC
Proteins encoded in this window:
- a CDS encoding PIG-L deacetylase family protein, encoding MVTRHGHLLTVMAHADDAELWAGGTLCRHAHLGWRTSIAVPASDPVRDGEAAAGADVLGARLHLLPDMTIATVAALLAELRPDVVITHPADDVHPDHRHASGVVLGALPEVVIATGRPGRVYTCDSYNNLDQHGRPLDLPVVIDTTDYHHTKIKALLAHESQPIAEHFGPMAETLGRLHGHRIGTGFGEGFRPVPVLGRIPATDTL
- a CDS encoding 5'-3' exonuclease, which gives rise to MSAVPVSLQPALPIPMPATNMPGGPPLLLVDGHHLLYGGTFGFPAAVYSADRTRLLTGTFAFFALLRVAINKEVPGGSPEVIVAFDGENGGASRKEEHPGYKASRPTDEASLLPLTFLPDVYRGLDAHGIARVELDHAEADDVIATLVHATPAPRQVIIMSGDRDYYQLITTDGRVRVLNPRFRDGQRLVDEAAVLERHGVTPAQWADFRALMGDPADEIPGVHGIGAKTAATLLAGGLTLEDLRDSGRLESGRARRVAEQFETALKWRDMIRLTVDMDLPIAPTGMASDPLPTPREVLERLELW
- a CDS encoding glycosyltransferase family 4 protein: MTTVAFVLVSWHPDAPAGMERAVAASCAGLVELGHRALILTAAPVSTSMFAGAYLLRLWSLPVAFPCDDEHLRDAITANTAAIQAELVEIMRDWQVDVAVYVDALWGLGMIMPQEAPDRRVLAAHVLGHGADVRAALDRAPHTVLAPSPVVIDQAVLAGHDVCGWQVLPNALLYEPDPAAPGVRDARRVAAPTRIMARLGPEKGVTDLLAAMPAEFAGCVEVALADAAFELQPGSQDRVRELCMDLARQSPGVAVLSALPWKIVPGWLAQAAVVIVPSLAETFGLVALEAMAGGTPVVAYAIGNLPALVGDGGVLVDPADGPEGLWRAAGALLSDPVAYGAASQAGYYRSRDYRPAHIADQLLSKVR
- a CDS encoding phosphoribosyltransferase, whose translation is MTGRHAAEPATVERVFRGDRVLVVTSEAFADGCQRLAAAAARLGTISAVIGISNGGLAPASHIAHTLGARAYTVGAKHNATNGLYEQATGDVTCDLGPLIAQLQGDLLGGAVLLVDDIYGSGATMGTLIPQIGRHLAPGATLHTAVLCRNVANRDQPGGPDLWLWDTDDWTHFPWEDSLPAGTVTETLVVPSVARS
- a CDS encoding radical SAM protein, translated to MTRRVFGAAGGLVHDPATAQTHFAPGTVPDGRVDLEDAEVAGWPLATPDLVVRLMPMSVCWSPIVRCNLHCPHCLDDTTVPELDKHGRAAVADVLARSEVLGVDISGGEPLLLRDLPGLTRTIREGGHAAVSVTTNGWYLTRWVNRLAETVDAVRVSFDGPTSEHHDRLRGAGSFARACSGVRAAVDAGLRVQMQMVLMNTTGRHAQAMIDLAHELGAGGLTFLQLLPIGSAVDLAEQEMVSDHGAQALLNGLALPDGLSVRLRTRRNAAGFSVVRADGQVWRNGRGALSIGSLKQLTVPGDLMLAGRDGAA